The following nucleotide sequence is from Phycisphaera sp..
TGGGCGAGCTGGGCCGTCACGCTGGCGGCTTGGGGCACTACCCTCGTGACCGCGGCATCGGCCGCTCCCTACATCACCCGGGCCCTCCGAGCGGGCGGGCCCGACCAGGCACAGGACTCCCCGTGATCACCAAACCCGACGGCAACCTTCGATGGGTCACCACCTTTGGCCTGGGGCACATGCGGCCCTTCCCCGGAACGTGGGGGTCGCTGCCGCCGCTTGTGCTCGCGTTGCTGCTGTTGCTGGTGCTGCCCGATGGGGCGTACCCGCTGGCACTCCGCTTCGTGATGCTGCTGGTGTTCATCGGCTTCACGCTGGCGTGCGTAACGCTGGGCGACAAGGCCGAGGCGCGGTTCGGCCGCAAGGACCCGAGCCAGGTCGTGGCCGACGAGACGGCGGGCATGGCGCTGTGCTTCATGCTGATGCCCGTGGTCGACCCGGGGTGGGGGCGCGTCGGCACGCTCGTCATGGCGTTCGTCTTCTTCCGCCTAATGGACATCGTAAAGCCCTGGCCGGCGTTCTCGCTGCAAGCCAAGCCCGGCGGGTGGGGCGTGGTACTCGACGATCTGGCGGCGGGTGTTCAGGCGGCCCTGCTTCTGTGGATCACGTTCGTACTTTCGTTCGCGTTTTAGCGACCCAACTCCAGCGATCCCATACGAATAGCCCGGGCTTGCACCCGGGCCTCGTTGTTCTATGGGTTGATGCTCAGAGGTCGATGAGCATCCGCTCGGGGTTCTCGATGCAGTTCTTGATGGTCACCAGGAATTGCACGGCCTCGGCACCATCCACGATGCGGTGGTCGTAGCTGACGGCCAGGTACATCATGGGCCGCAGCACAACGCTGCCCGGGTTGTCGGGATCCTCGACGGCGCGCTTCTTGATAGTGTGCATGCCCAGGATGGCCGACTGCGGTGGGTTGAGGATGGGCGTGCTCATCAGGCTGCCGAAGACGCCGCCGTTCGTGATGGTGAACGTGCCGCCGGTCATCTCCTCGATGGTCAGCTTGCCGTCACGCGCTTTGCCGGCGAGTTCCTTGATGCCGCTCTCGACACCGGCAAAGGACATCTCCTCGGCGTTGCGCAGCACGGGCACGACCAGGCCCTTGGGGCCGGCGACGGCGATCGCCACGTCGCAGTAGTCGTGCGTCTGGATGACGGGCTTGCCCGAGTCGTCCTCGGCGATGAACCCGTTGACCAGCGGGAAGGCCTTGAGCCCCTGCACGGCGGCCTTGACGAAGAAGGACATGAACCCCAGGCCCACGCCGTGCTTCTTCTCGAAGTCTTCCTTGTATTGCTTGCGCAGGCCCATGACGGCGGTCATATCGACCTCGTTGAAGGTCGTGAGCATCGCGGCGGTCTGCTGGGCGTCGACCAAGCGGCTTGCGACGCGCTGGCGCAGGGTGGTCATCTTCTCGCGATGGATCTCGCGTGAATTGGCCGCCGGAGCGTGGGAAGCGCCGTTGCTCGTGGCACCGTTGCTGTGCGTGCCCGACTGGAGATAGGCCAGCACGTCCTGCTCGCGGATGCGTCCGCCCGCGCCGGTGCCGACGACATCGTTCAGGTCGATGTGGTGCTCGCCGGCCATCTTCTCGGCAACGGGCGTAGCGTGGGCGGGCGTTTCGCGACCAACGCGTGGTTGCGGCGCACGCTCGGCGCCGGCGGGCTTGTCCTTGACCGCGGTCGTCGACTCGCTCTTCTTGGATTCGCCAGACGACTCCTGCCGCTTCTCGCCCTTGCCACTCTCAGACTTGGTTTCGGCCGTTGCCTCGGGCTGCTTGGACTCTTCGGCCTTGTCAGCAGAGCCGCCGCTAGGCTTCTCGGCCGACTCGTCGATCTCGCCGACGCTGGAACCAACTTCGACCTCGTCGCCCTCGGCCGCGCCGTGCTTGATGACGCCGGCCGCGGGCGCGGGCACCTCCATGGTAATCTTGTCGGTCTCCAGTTCGAGCACGGTCTGGTCGCGCTCGACGTAGTCGCCGTCGGCCACGCTCCACGCGGCAACAACGCCGCTGGTGATGGACTCGCCCACTTCGGGGATCACGATCTTGGTTGCCATCTGTGGCGCTCCTGCGACCTGTCTTGCTCTGCGATTCCGTGCCAGAGGTATGAGTCAGTTTATGCCGACGCACGAACGAGCTTCGGACCCGTGGGCTCGGCCTTCTTGTCGTCGTCCTTGTTGAGCGGGCCGATGGCCTCGCAGATCAGTTTTTCCTGCTCGGCCTTGTGGCGGCGCTTGCTGCCGGTGGCCGGGCTGGCGCTGGCCTTGCGACCCACGTAGTGCAGCTCGCCGTCGGGCAGCAGGTCGCGCAGCTCGGTGCGCATCTTGTCGGCGATGAATAGGTACGCGCCCATGTTGCGGGGCTCTTCCTGGGCCCAGGTCACGCGCTCGGCCTTGGGGTACTGCTCGAGCACCTTCCGCATCAGATCCTTGTGCAGCGGGTAGAGTTGCTCGACGCGCATGATCGCGACGTCCTGGCGCCCGATCTCGTCGCGACGATTGGCCAGATCCCAATAGACCTTGCCGCTGCACAGCACGACCTCGCGGACGGCGTTGGGATCGGGCTTGGCGCCCTTCTTGCCGTTGTCGCTGGCCGGTTCGCTGGCGAAGTTGGGATCGTCGATGATCTCCATGAACCGGCCGCGGGTGAGCTCCTCGATCTTGCTCGTGTTCGTGCGGATGAGGCTCTTGGGCGTCATCACCACCAGCGGCTTGCGGAACGGCCGGCGCACCTGGCGGCGGAACATGTGGAACGTCTGCGCGGCGGTGGACGGGTAGCACACCTCGATGTTGTCGTCGGCGCACGCCTCGAGGAAACGCTCGAGCCGGGCCGAAGAGTGCTCGGGGCCCTGGCCCTCGTAGCCGTGGGGGAGCAGCAGCACCAGGCCGCTCCAGCGGTCCCACTTCAATTCCGCGCTCGTCAGGAACTGATCGATGATGACCTGGGCACCGTTGACGAAGTCGCCGAACTGGGCCTCCCAGACGACGAGCATGTTGGGATCGCTCAGGGCGTAGCCGTACTCGAAGCCCATGATGCCGAATTCCGACAGCGGGCTGTCGTAGACGCAGAATTTGGCCTGCGCCTGGCGGCCGTCGGGGCCCGGCTGCAGGGGCTCGAGGCTCGTGCCCGACTCGCCCACGGCGCGCATGTGGTTCAAGGGGGTGTAGTTCTCGGCCGATTCGCTATCGACCAGCACGGCGTGGCGGTGGCTGAACGTGCCGCGCTGGCTGTCCTGGCCGCTCAAGCGGACGGGGACACCTTCCAGCAGCAGCGTGCCATACGCCAGGCTCTCGGCGTCGGCGTAGCTGATGTCGCCGGTCTCGGGCAATTCCTTGCGATCCTTGAGCAGCTTCTTGAGCTTGCGATGCACGTGGAAGTCGTCGGGCACGGTGCCCATCGCGTTGCACACCTCCTTGAGCGTGTCCAACGCCACGGCGGTGGACTTGTCCTCGAAGGTGTACTGGTGCGTCGTGCCGACCCAGCGGGCACTCCCCGGATCAATGGTCGGGTCGTAGGGCGATTGCTTGGCGGCATCCTGGGCCTGCTCGAGCGCGGCGTCGAGCTGCTGGCGGATCTGCTCCATGTCCGAGTCGGTGATCACACCCTCTTCGCGAAGCCGTTCGGCGTACCCGTTGAGCACGCTGGCCTTCTTCTTGATGAGGCCGTACAGCACGGGCTGGGTGAAGCTGGCCTCGTCCTGCTCGTTGTGGCCGAAACGCCGGTAGCACAGCATGTCGATCAGGATGTCTTTCTTGAACGTCTGGCGGTACTCGACGGCGATCAGGGCGGCCATGACGCACGCCTCGGGATCCTCGCCGTTCACGTGCAGCACGGGGGCACCGACGATCTTGCCGACGTCGGTGCAGTAGCGGCTCGAGCGACCGTCGCTTGGCGAGGTCGTAAAGCCGATGAGGTTGTTGACCACCACATGGATGGTGCCGCCCGTGGCGTAGCCCTCAAGCTGGGAGAAGTTGAACGTCTCGGCAACGACGCCCTGGCCGATGATGGCCGCGTCGCCGTGGAGCACGACCGGTGCCACGCGCTCTCGTTTCTTGTCGCCACGATGGCGCTGCTTGGCGCGCGTGCGGCCCTGGACAACGGGCGCGACGGCCTCGAGATGGCTGGGGTTGCTGCTGAGCGCCACGTGCAGGGCGCGGCCGTTGGGGAAGCGTCGCTCGCTGGAGTAGCCGCGGTGGTACTTCACGTCGCCGCCGCCCTGGGAGTTCTCGTCTTGCCAGGTGTCCTCGAACTCGGTGAAGATCTGCTCGTAGCTCTTGCCCAGCACGTTGTTGAGTACGTTTAGGCGGCCGCGGTGGGCCATGCCGATGACGACCTCTTCGACCGCGTGCTCGCTGTAATGCTCGAGGATGCCGTTGACCAGCGGGATGAGTGTTTCACTGCCCTCGAGGCTGAAGCGTTTGTCGCCCGGATAGCGGCGGCCCAGGAATTTCTCGAACATCTCGGACTGGAGCAACTGCCTCAGGATGTGGACGCGACGGCCATTCTCGAATGGGATAGCCCCGCCGTGACGCTCGCACCGCTCCACGAGCCAGGCGCGCTCCTCGCGGTTGGGCACGTGCATGATCTCGGCACCGATGCTCGAGCAGTATGTTTTCTTGAGGCGCTCGATGGCCTCGCCCAGCGTCATCGGCCCTTCGAGGCCGAGGCGGGTGGCGTTGATCGGGCGTTCCAGGTCGGCCTCGATCAGCCCGTGCTCGGCCAATTCCAGGCAGGCCACCGGCTCGTGCTCGCGGCCGAAGGGATCGAGTTTGGCCGCGAGGTGGCCCATGTCGCGATAGGCGAACACCAGGTCGTCGACCTTCGAGTTGAAATCGGTGTCATCGGAGGCTGCGCCCGAGCCGGTGGGCGCGCTCGCGCCGCCGCCGAGCTCGAAGCCCTGGAAGAACGCCCGCACATCGGCGGCGACCGACTCGGGATTCTCTTGGTAGCGCGCGTACGCCTCATCGAGGAAGGCGGCATTCCAACCATTGACGGCGGGGGGCACTGCACGGGGTCCGGCGGGCATAGGGGTATCCCTCAAAGTCCCATCATACTGGGGCCGCCACCCCGCGCTAAACACCGCGAGGCCGAGCCCCGGACTCATACGTCCAAGTCTATCCAATCGGCCCAAGCGGGCGCGTTCTTTGGACGTTCTGAGGGGACCAACCGGAAGGCGAACGTGGGTATTCAGGGGGAGTAAGGAAGAGGCATCGGGCACTGGGCATCAGGCATCGGGGCAAGAAAAGAGGCGGGCTGGTTCGCCCCCCTCCCGGTGCCCGGTGCCTCTCCTCCTACTCGCACCCCGCGTCGAACTCGTTCTGGAAGGCCAGGAAGTCGAACAGCGTGAGCACGCCGTCGCCGTCGAGGTCGGCCGCGAGGTCGCCGGCGGCGAAGGCGTTCTGGAAGGCGAGGAAGTCGAAGATGGAGAGCGAGCCGTCGCCGTCGAAGTCGGCGGGGCAGCCGCCGTTGATTTGACCCTCGGCGATGATGACCCAGTGGCAATTGCCGCCAAACCCGCAGTCTCGAAATGGTTCCGGTTCGAGGACGCCGCATGCTATCGAGGCCACATAGCCGAAGGCCGTTTGGCCAAGGGAATTGCCGCCGATGAAGAAGGAGTCACCGAAAACACCTCCGGCCAGTGCACGAAAGTCCGGAGCGGCGATCTCGACCATGAGTGCGGTGCCAGCGTCGATCGATCCATCGACGTCGACCGTGACGACCTCAAGCATGGGCAGGTCGTCGGGCGTGAAGATCACGGTGCTCGTGCCCACCAGTTCGCCGCCCACAATCGGCGGGCTGCCCGCGGGTATCTGGTAGAGGTTGATGGTGATCTCACCCTCGGGCAGCGTCGGTAGGCGCATGGCTTCGACGCCGAACTCGACGGTGTGGACCGTGAAGCCCTCATCGATGCCGAAGTCGGCCAGGGTGAACGAGCGTGACCACTGGTTGTCGGTGGTCGTCAGTGTGGCACCCGTGCCCGACGAGCAGGCGACGCCCGATCCGGCGAGGACCAGGTGCTCCTCAAGGCTATGAGATAGGCGGATTTGAGCGGTGCTCGCGGTAGTCAAGCCAAAGACTACCAGAAAAGTATGCACCAGCTTCTTCATCATGATCGAACCTCATTGCGGGAACTATTATTGTACTAAAGTCGAAATTCACTCACAACTCATCCCGATCTCGATTGCCTTGAGATGGTCGAACAAATCGATGCGCCCGTCGCGATTAATGTCTGCACGGTCATCATCCCTTTCAGCCCATGCTTGCAACACTATTAAATCGTAGGCAGTAAATGCGCCATCACCATCAAAATCCATTGGGCAGCGACCGCTGCCAGCTGAGTCCGGGCAAGGCCCATATGGTGAAAATTCTGGTAGTTGAACGAACTCGAACGCGGCACAAATGACTGCATCGTTGGGTGTGCCGTTGTTGAGCGCGCCGTCATCGTCGTCGGCAACCAGAACTTCATAGAAAGTTGCGTCCCGTGCTGACAGGTCATCATTTTCGCCAGCGAGCCCTTGCGTGAAGCAGTATCGCGGCGCGGGTTCGGGCGTGGCCAAAAAGGACCACTTGACGAACAAATCAGAAGCAATCGGATACCCAAGCGGGGTACGAATCCCACGCCAAGCATGGACTAGCCGGTTGGACCTTTGGTGCTTCCCGCCAAGACACTTGTCATCGGGTTCCCATGCCCAAAGGGGCGTGCTGTAGTCTCGGCCATGTCGAGGTTCTCCCATTATCGTGCAGCCGGACGTAGCGTATCCCAATAGATCGGTCTCGTCATGTAAGATTGCCAATACGTCGGAGTAGCCTTCGTGGATCGCCGTCTTGTCGGATTCCGCCGGAATACCAAATGCTTGGTCTAAAGCGAAATGACCATACTCGTGCGAAATGATTGTTGCCATTGCCCAATTGGGCAATGGCGAAGGCGTGAGTTGCTCTGGGCTAAACACAATTGCAGGAACACCAAGTAGGCCAGAAGGCGGTTTGTAAAACGCTCCGGTTACTGGGAATGGGTCAAGCAAAGTTTCATTCGGGATCACCCACAAGTCATCATCATCGATTCCGGGTATGTACTGGTTGTCAATCTTGTAGAATGTTCGGACTGAGTCCACGACAGTCCAAGCTGTCATGTCCGCGATGCGATACTCATCGGTCATAGGTGGGTTCGGGCGATTATCCGCGTAAGTATACAAAGGTACAAGTCCATCCGATGGCACGCTCACTTCCTTGGGATCAATGAGCTGTAGATTATCATTGGTATCAACGTAGCCGAGTTGGAAGAACTCATGCTCGGGGATGAAGCGCACGACAGAGTTTTGGAGAATCGTCACGCCAGTAAACGCATAATCGCCGTTGACGTCCGTGTAGGTCGAGGACACAGGCGCGCCCGATGGTGTGTCGGCGAGTTCCACACGCATTCGAGGGATGCCTACCGTTGTGGTATCGGCTTGTATGCTAAAGGCAACGCACGGCATATTTGTTTCGTAGGGAATTTCACCTGCCAACACCAAGCCTTCCACGGAACCAGATACATCATCCGCAAAAGGCACTATCAGTTGCCATTCGGCCATGATATCCGCAGTAACGGCGTCGATACGAACCGCTACTGAGGAAGTGCGCCCTCGCAAGTCATGCCCAACCAACTCCCACACCTGCCGTGCCTCGCGCGGGTCGGCCGGCTCGAGTACGGCGCTCCCGGGCACCAGAACCAACTCCGGCTCGGTCCAATCCGTAATCAACCCCTCCATCGCCGCGTCCGATTGCGTGGCGGCGATCGCCTTGGCTTGCAGGGCGTCCACCAGGCGCTCGGGCAGCCCGCCCTGTGGCACGTTGAGCGCGGCGCAGCGCACGTAGCTCAGGGCCCAGTCGCCGCTGGCGGTCTTGTGGGCCAAGGCGCGGCCGTAGCTCTCGGGCGCTTCTATGCCCTCGATGTTCTGCGTGAAGCGCATGAACGTGCGCGTCTCTTGCCATTCGGTAACGTGGGTCACCTCGAAGCCGAGCGTGCCGGGGCCGAACACCGAGCCGTGCTCGAACAGCCAATCTTCCAGGGCCTCGCGGGCCGTGGCCCGGGTGGTCATGGGTTCGCCGCACACCAGTTCGGCCCCGCCCCAGGGCTCCTCGAACGGGAAGTGGACGATGACGCCGGGCCAGGTGTCGCGGATCAGGTCGGCCTCAGCCAGCGCCGACGCCTTCTGGGCGTGGGCTA
It contains:
- a CDS encoding phosphatidylglycerophosphatase A codes for the protein MITKPDGNLRWVTTFGLGHMRPFPGTWGSLPPLVLALLLLLVLPDGAYPLALRFVMLLVFIGFTLACVTLGDKAEARFGRKDPSQVVADETAGMALCFMLMPVVDPGWGRVGTLVMAFVFFRLMDIVKPWPAFSLQAKPGGWGVVLDDLAAGVQAALLLWITFVLSFAF
- the odhB gene encoding 2-oxoglutarate dehydrogenase complex dihydrolipoyllysine-residue succinyltransferase, producing MATKIVIPEVGESITSGVVAAWSVADGDYVERDQTVLELETDKITMEVPAPAAGVIKHGAAEGDEVEVGSSVGEIDESAEKPSGGSADKAEESKQPEATAETKSESGKGEKRQESSGESKKSESTTAVKDKPAGAERAPQPRVGRETPAHATPVAEKMAGEHHIDLNDVVGTGAGGRIREQDVLAYLQSGTHSNGATSNGASHAPAANSREIHREKMTTLRQRVASRLVDAQQTAAMLTTFNEVDMTAVMGLRKQYKEDFEKKHGVGLGFMSFFVKAAVQGLKAFPLVNGFIAEDDSGKPVIQTHDYCDVAIAVAGPKGLVVPVLRNAEEMSFAGVESGIKELAGKARDGKLTIEEMTGGTFTITNGGVFGSLMSTPILNPPQSAILGMHTIKKRAVEDPDNPGSVVLRPMMYLAVSYDHRIVDGAEAVQFLVTIKNCIENPERMLIDL
- a CDS encoding 2-oxoglutarate dehydrogenase E1 component, with protein sequence MPAGPRAVPPAVNGWNAAFLDEAYARYQENPESVAADVRAFFQGFELGGGASAPTGSGAASDDTDFNSKVDDLVFAYRDMGHLAAKLDPFGREHEPVACLELAEHGLIEADLERPINATRLGLEGPMTLGEAIERLKKTYCSSIGAEIMHVPNREERAWLVERCERHGGAIPFENGRRVHILRQLLQSEMFEKFLGRRYPGDKRFSLEGSETLIPLVNGILEHYSEHAVEEVVIGMAHRGRLNVLNNVLGKSYEQIFTEFEDTWQDENSQGGGDVKYHRGYSSERRFPNGRALHVALSSNPSHLEAVAPVVQGRTRAKQRHRGDKKRERVAPVVLHGDAAIIGQGVVAETFNFSQLEGYATGGTIHVVVNNLIGFTTSPSDGRSSRYCTDVGKIVGAPVLHVNGEDPEACVMAALIAVEYRQTFKKDILIDMLCYRRFGHNEQDEASFTQPVLYGLIKKKASVLNGYAERLREEGVITDSDMEQIRQQLDAALEQAQDAAKQSPYDPTIDPGSARWVGTTHQYTFEDKSTAVALDTLKEVCNAMGTVPDDFHVHRKLKKLLKDRKELPETGDISYADAESLAYGTLLLEGVPVRLSGQDSQRGTFSHRHAVLVDSESAENYTPLNHMRAVGESGTSLEPLQPGPDGRQAQAKFCVYDSPLSEFGIMGFEYGYALSDPNMLVVWEAQFGDFVNGAQVIIDQFLTSAELKWDRWSGLVLLLPHGYEGQGPEHSSARLERFLEACADDNIEVCYPSTAAQTFHMFRRQVRRPFRKPLVVMTPKSLIRTNTSKIEELTRGRFMEIIDDPNFASEPASDNGKKGAKPDPNAVREVVLCSGKVYWDLANRRDEIGRQDVAIMRVEQLYPLHKDLMRKVLEQYPKAERVTWAQEEPRNMGAYLFIADKMRTELRDLLPDGELHYVGRKASASPATGSKRRHKAEQEKLICEAIGPLNKDDDKKAEPTGPKLVRASA